Proteins found in one Diorhabda sublineata isolate icDioSubl1.1 chromosome 9, icDioSubl1.1, whole genome shotgun sequence genomic segment:
- the LOC130449082 gene encoding glucosamine-6-phosphate isomerase isoform X2, whose protein sequence is MRLIILDSADKVSEWAATYVMKRINDFAPSPDKYFVLGLPTGGTPLGMYKKLIEFHRAGKISFRYVKTFNMDEYVDLPKDHPESYHYYMWNNFFKHIDINPKNVHILDGNAPNLFAECSYYEQEIVEAGGVELFIGGIGPDGHIAFNEPGSSLVSRTRVKTLARDTLVANARFFDNNVEKVPKQALTVGVGTVMDAREVMILITGTQKAFALYKAVEEGVNHMWTVSAFQQHPNTLMICDEDATLELRVKTVKYFKALSDHHTNQMLASETEQFQTYH, encoded by the exons ATGCGATTGATTATTTTGGATTCAGCTGATAAAGTAAGCGAATGGGCGGCAACGTATGTAATGAAAAGGATAAATGATTTCGCCCCATCTCCGGATAAATATTTCGTTCTTGGATTGCCAACGG GGGGCACTCCGTTAGGcatgtataaaaaattgatagaatttCATAGAGCTGGAAAGATATCTTTTAGGTACGTTAAGACTTTCAATATGGACGAATATGTAGATCTACCTAAAGATCATCCTGAAAGCTACCACTATTATATGtggaacaattttttcaaacatataGATATTAATccaaaaaatgttcatatattAGATGGAAATGCACCAAATTTATTCGCCGAATGTTCGTATTACGAACAAGAAATAGTCGAAGCAGGAGGAGTTGAATTATTTATCGGAG GTATTGGACCAGATGGACACATAGCGTTCAACGAACCAGGCTCTTCATTAGTTTCTAGAACCAGGGTAAAAACCTTAGCCAGAGATActttagttgcaaacgcacgtTTCTTCGATAACAATGTAGAGAAAGTGCCCAAACAAGCACTTACTGTTGGCGTGGGAACAGTAATGGATGCTAGAGAG GTAATGATACTTATTACTGGCACCCAAAAGGCTTTCGCTTTGTATAAAGCCGTAGAAGAAGGCGTTAATCACATGTGGACGGTATCGGCTTTCCAACAACATCCTAATACTTTAATGATATGCGACGAGGATGCCACTTTGGAATTACGAGTAAagactgttaaatattttaaa
- the LOC130449082 gene encoding glucosamine-6-phosphate isomerase isoform X1, with protein sequence MRLIILDSADKVSEWAATYVMKRINDFAPSPDKYFVLGLPTGGTPLGMYKKLIEFHRAGKISFRYVKTFNMDEYVDLPKDHPESYHYYMWNNFFKHIDINPKNVHILDGNAPNLFAECSYYEQEIVEAGGVELFIGGIGPDGHIAFNEPGSSLVSRTRVKTLARDTLVANARFFDNNVEKVPKQALTVGVGTVMDAREVMILITGTQKAFALYKAVEEGVNHMWTVSAFQQHPNTLMICDEDATLELRVKTVKYFKDLSDHHAALLQSTGDGKERERFKKVS encoded by the exons ATGCGATTGATTATTTTGGATTCAGCTGATAAAGTAAGCGAATGGGCGGCAACGTATGTAATGAAAAGGATAAATGATTTCGCCCCATCTCCGGATAAATATTTCGTTCTTGGATTGCCAACGG GGGGCACTCCGTTAGGcatgtataaaaaattgatagaatttCATAGAGCTGGAAAGATATCTTTTAGGTACGTTAAGACTTTCAATATGGACGAATATGTAGATCTACCTAAAGATCATCCTGAAAGCTACCACTATTATATGtggaacaattttttcaaacatataGATATTAATccaaaaaatgttcatatattAGATGGAAATGCACCAAATTTATTCGCCGAATGTTCGTATTACGAACAAGAAATAGTCGAAGCAGGAGGAGTTGAATTATTTATCGGAG GTATTGGACCAGATGGACACATAGCGTTCAACGAACCAGGCTCTTCATTAGTTTCTAGAACCAGGGTAAAAACCTTAGCCAGAGATActttagttgcaaacgcacgtTTCTTCGATAACAATGTAGAGAAAGTGCCCAAACAAGCACTTACTGTTGGCGTGGGAACAGTAATGGATGCTAGAGAG GTAATGATACTTATTACTGGCACCCAAAAGGCTTTCGCTTTGTATAAAGCCGTAGAAGAAGGCGTTAATCACATGTGGACGGTATCGGCTTTCCAACAACATCCTAATACTTTAATGATATGCGACGAGGATGCCACTTTGGAATTACGAGTAAagactgttaaatattttaaa
- the LOC130449081 gene encoding uncharacterized protein LOC130449081 yields the protein MVADTDHPTTVTANHEKDGSETNLNEYSSKSIFDLVKSGELSEIAEYVEKSGCEVLRARDEWGYTPAHWAALDGNVEIMRYIVDKGAPIDLPCLGTQGPRPIHWACRKGHAALVQVLLQAGVAVNAADFKGLTPLMTACMFGRTATAAFLLGMGASNDLMDINGDTALHWAAYKGHADLIRLLMYSGSNLQKPDHFGSTPLHLACLSGNLICVKLLCEKSNINLEPLDKNDKTPLMLAQSHRHNDIVELLRAEKKRRSSWFPPLNEVWGLLFGKAGNSKAPLIFFMSSVLLWGYPMYVIRCIPITWNILRGSHYCFIYWNVVMWICWMVANRKNPGYIPMNSESYHRSIKQIPMFDKWKKRHSILNRLCHTCRCLRPLRAKHCRICNRCVSYFDHHCPFIYNCVGLRNRTWFFLFVMSIAVNCSFTIYFAMYCIALEGFGILYILGLLEAFIFSGLGWILTCTSILHACMNLTTNEMFNYKRYPYLRDKRGRYLNPFSRGPILNLIEFFFCTPEDYDDDYGYDYI from the exons ATGGTGGCCGATACCGATCACCCCACTACGGTTACGGCCAACCACGAAAAAGACGGATCAGAAACAAACCTCAACGAATATTCTTCCAAGAGTATATTTGATCTCGTCAAATCCGG AGAACTTTCAGAAATCGCTGAATACGTAGAAAAATCGGGATGCGAAGTTCTTCGGGCTAGAGACGAGTGGGGATATACACCCGCTCATTGGGCGGCTCTCGATGGAAACGTCGAAATTATGCGTTACATCGTGGATAAAGGTGCTCCCATAGATTTACCTTGTCTCGGCACGCAAGGACCGAGACCTATTCATTGGGCTTGCCGGAAAG GCCACGCCGCACTGGTTCAAGTTCTTTTACAAGCCGGCGTGGCTGTGAACGCTGCCGATTTCAAAGGTTTAACGCCGTTGATGACGGCTTGCATGTTTGGTAGAACGGCAACGGCGGCTTTCTTATTGGGAATGGGAGCTTCGAACGATCTGATGGATATCAATGGTGATACCGCCCTTCATTGGGCAGCTTATAAGGGGCACGCCGATTTGATACGTCTGTTAATGTATTCGggaagtaatttacaaaaaccCGATCATTTCGGTTCGACGCCTTTGCATTTAGCCTGTTTGTCTGGAAATTTGATTTGCGTAAAACTCCTATGCgaaaaa AGTAATATTAATTTGGAACCATTGGATAAAAACGACAAAACGCCTTTAATGCTTGCTCAAAGTCATAGACACAACGATATAGTAGAATTACTTCGTGCTGAGAAAAAACGTCGCTCGAGCTGGTTTCCCCCATTAAACGAAGTGTGGGGTCTCCTTTTCGGCAAAGCGGGAAACTCCAAAGCTCCCCTTATATTTTTCATGAGCTCGGTTTTGTTATGGGGATATCCCATGTATGTAATTAGg TGTATACCGATAACTTGGAATATATTACGTGGTTCCCattattgtttcatatattgGAACGTTGTAATGTGGATATGTTGGATGGTAGCTAACAGAAAGAATCCCGGTTACATACCGATGAATTCGGAGTCGTACCATAGATCTATTAAACAAATACCGATGttcgataaatggaaaaagaGACATTCGATTTTGAATCGATTGTGTCATACTTGCAG GTGCCTTAGGCCTTTACGAGCGAAACATTGTAGAATATGTAATAGATGCGTGTCATATTTCGATCATCACTGTCCTTTTATATATAATTGCGTTGGTCTAAGAAACCGGACATGgttttttttgttcgtaatgagTATAGCGGTAAATTGttcttttactatttattttgcGATGTACTGTATAGCGTTAGAGGGTTTTGGAATTTTGTATATACTCGGATTGTTAGAGGCCTTCATTTTTTCGGGATTGGGATGGATACTTACTTGCACATCG ATACTTCATGCTTGTATGAATTTAACAACTAACGAAATGTTCAATTACAAGAGATACCCTTATTTGAGGGATAAGAGAGGACGTTATCTGAATCCATTTTCGAGGGGTCCAATACTGAATTTAATCGAATTCTTTTTTTGTACGCCCGAAGATTACGATGACGATTACGGTTAcgattatatttga
- the LOC130449083 gene encoding juvenile hormone acid O-methyltransferase-like gives MDRPQLYAKFQDLQKTDNVFVLEKFFDISRWKIEGENALDIGCGDGRFLFEHLIPKLPKHFGKIVAGDCSQNMLEFAKSRYRTPKVDFVQIDIGSENIPEEFENQFHHIYSFYTLHWVKKQRRAFQNIFNMLKPGGDILMSFIAKSNLYDIYENMSKHKKWQHYSTKEYISPYHTLKNPEKYLRNLLRKIGFDIKVCKMVQRSFLFPNLEVFKNTISAVNPIIPKLPPDDVETYLEDFITEVENLKCVTIKNLNNNGEKTIREFHKIFIVVASKPL, from the exons atggaCCGACCTCAGTTGTACGCCAAATTTCAAGACTTGCAAAAAACCGACAACGTCTTCGTTTTGGAAAAGTTTTTCGATATTTCCCGATGGAAAATCGAGGGGGAAAACGCTTTGGACATAGGTTGCGGGGACGGTAGATTTTTATTCGAACATTTGATACCGAAATTACCGAAACATTTCGGGAAAATCGTCGCCGGTGATTGTTCTCAAAATATGTTAGAGTTTGCGAAAAGTAGATATCGCACGCCGAAAGTCGATTTCGTCCAAATCGATATCGGCTCCGAAAATATTCCCGAAGAATTCGAAAATCAATTCCACCACATCTATTCTTTCTACACGTTGCATTGGGTGAAAAAACAAAG GAGAGCCTTTCAAAATATCTTCAACATGTTGAAACCAGGAGGGGACATATTAATGTCGTTCATAGCAAAATCTAATTTATACGATATCTACGAAAACATGTCCAAACATAAAAAATGGCAACACTATTCAACGAAAGAATATATATCACCGTATCATACACTAAAAAACCCAGAGAAATATCTGAGGAATCTTTTAAGAAAAATCGGATTCGATATAAAAGTATGTAAAATGGTCCAGAGatcttttttgtttccaaacttGGAAGTTTTCAAAA ATACAATCAGCGCTGTGAATCCTATTATACCGAAATTACCTCCAGATGACGTAGAAACTTATTTAGAAGACTTTATAACGGAAGTGGAGAATCTCAAATGtgtaactataaaaaatttaaataataacggAGAAAAAACGATTCGTGAATTCCACAAGATATTTATCGTAGTCGCTTCTAAACCTTTATAA